The Shewanella sp. MTB7 genome includes a window with the following:
- the fieF gene encoding cation efflux pump FieF — MTQTSQYDFWVKLASRAAVATALTLVIIKMAAWLYSGSASMLASLIDSFADGLASLVNFVAIRYAIVPADHDHRYGHGKAEPLAALAQSAFILGSAFLLLFHGGDRLINPTPIDHAMVGVLVSIIAILLTLALVLLQKKAVAATSSTVIEADALHYKSDLFLNAAVLLALVLAQYGWWWADGLFAVLIAIFIGQQALGLGYRSIQSLLDRELDNDTRLKIIEIMQEDPQVRGIHDLRTRESGKTTFIQCHLELEGSLSLREAHTIADKAEERIRTVFDDVEVIIHQDPV, encoded by the coding sequence ATGACCCAAACTTCCCAATACGATTTCTGGGTCAAGTTAGCGAGCCGCGCTGCTGTGGCAACTGCCTTGACCCTTGTTATTATAAAAATGGCTGCCTGGCTTTATTCTGGCTCTGCCAGTATGTTAGCTTCTTTGATTGACTCTTTTGCTGATGGACTTGCTTCATTAGTTAATTTTGTGGCTATCCGTTATGCAATCGTTCCGGCTGATCACGATCATCGTTATGGTCACGGTAAAGCTGAGCCCTTAGCTGCCTTAGCACAATCAGCATTTATTTTAGGTTCAGCTTTTTTACTTCTGTTTCATGGTGGGGATCGTTTAATTAATCCTACACCAATCGATCATGCCATGGTCGGTGTCTTGGTTTCCATTATTGCAATATTGCTGACTCTTGCATTAGTTCTTTTGCAGAAGAAGGCGGTGGCGGCAACATCGAGCACAGTGATCGAAGCAGATGCATTGCACTATAAGTCAGATCTTTTCCTCAACGCAGCAGTTCTTCTTGCGCTTGTTCTTGCTCAATATGGTTGGTGGTGGGCTGATGGTCTGTTTGCCGTCCTTATTGCTATTTTCATTGGACAACAAGCATTAGGGTTAGGGTATCGCTCAATACAGTCATTGCTGGATCGTGAATTAGATAATGATACTCGTTTAAAAATTATAGAAATAATGCAAGAGGATCCCCAAGTAAGAGGAATACACGATCTTAGGACTCGAGAATCAGGTAAGACTACCTTTATACAATGTCACTTAGAGCTCGAAGGTTCTTTGAGCTTAAGAGAAGCACATACCATTGCCGATAAAGCAGAAGAAAGGATCCGGACAGTATTCGATGATGTCGAAGTCATTATCCATCAGGACCCGGTATAA